From the Clostridiales bacterium FE2011 genome, one window contains:
- a CDS encoding HNH endonuclease, whose translation MGKFYDDTSDFDTDMSDISSCSEYTDIEDTSSGNIDDWETILDENTDSIDGNTSSIMEDDFSEDIDSGTLPELEFEEAEYIEIEESLSDSNGASKYLKEKNHMEDTLFDIEGTEDFYDLTEDSIEDLDNDIPILLDENIYTEYNLDLSSEQKLEDIKITDTEEHPFDPDEDIIDELPDILNEIVESCPEFENIDSSETGDYAEVTDAEVGDIKNINTDSTESYNADTNKSDSEPKKADNNTEYDIPNSEHPFGNASNSDANNASEANSTESSEKKTAELVKDIVDQNVTASVLPKSHGHWEGEKGNSKWIPDANSTVTWQKGGKIHTVTYQDIIDKYNIEDGIEYYNKEPDFSKYEDSFIQHVELDSFSDKRDGSNGTYTKAASAAAQRLSKETGEVWSTQRVQKYMQDHNLTWHECGDRKTVRAIPTEINAAFKHTGGISVKKSLNAMAKVSDEEFGLSKGYTLVRNGPLDNAHINKDELDAAIKARQDSFRKAKQRK comes from the coding sequence ATGGGTAAGTTTTATGATGACACTTCTGATTTCGATACAGACATGTCTGACATTTCTTCCTGTTCTGAGTACACAGATATTGAAGACACTTCTTCAGGTAATATAGATGACTGGGAAACAATACTTGATGAGAATACTGACAGTATAGACGGGAATACCTCGTCCATAATGGAAGATGATTTTTCAGAAGACATTGATTCAGGTACACTCCCTGAGCTTGAGTTTGAAGAAGCTGAATACATTGAAATAGAGGAATCCTTATCAGATTCGAATGGTGCTTCAAAATACTTGAAAGAAAAAAACCACATGGAAGATACTTTGTTTGATATCGAAGGCACAGAGGACTTTTACGATTTAACGGAAGATAGTATTGAAGATCTTGATAATGATATTCCTATATTATTAGATGAAAATATTTATACAGAATATAATCTTGATTTAAGTTCGGAGCAGAAACTCGAAGATATAAAAATCACTGATACAGAAGAGCATCCATTTGATCCTGATGAAGATATAATAGATGAATTGCCCGACATCCTGAATGAGATAGTCGAATCATGTCCTGAATTCGAGAATATCGATAGTTCCGAAACAGGAGATTATGCAGAAGTTACAGATGCTGAGGTTGGAGATATCAAAAACATTAATACAGATTCTACAGAATCTTACAATGCAGACACAAACAAATCTGACAGTGAGCCGAAAAAAGCGGACAATAACACAGAATATGATATTCCAAATTCTGAGCATCCTTTTGGGAATGCAAGCAATTCAGATGCCAATAATGCTTCTGAAGCAAACAGTACAGAATCTTCCGAAAAGAAAACAGCTGAGCTTGTCAAAGATATAGTCGACCAAAATGTTACCGCATCCGTCTTGCCAAAATCACATGGTCATTGGGAAGGAGAAAAGGGAAACAGCAAATGGATCCCGGATGCTAACAGCACGGTAACCTGGCAAAAAGGAGGAAAAATACATACAGTAACCTATCAAGATATTATTGACAAATATAATATCGAAGATGGAATCGAATATTATAACAAAGAGCCTGATTTTTCCAAGTATGAGGATTCATTTATACAGCATGTTGAACTGGATTCATTCTCAGACAAAAGAGACGGATCAAACGGTACATATACCAAAGCAGCTTCTGCAGCAGCTCAGCGGCTGAGCAAAGAAACAGGAGAAGTGTGGTCAACGCAACGTGTTCAGAAATACATGCAAGATCATAACCTGACGTGGCACGAATGTGGCGACCGAAAAACCGTTCGGGCCATTCCAACCGAAATCAATGCGGCTTTCAAACACACCGGTGGCATCAGTGTGAAAAAATCTTTGAATGCGATGGCAAAAGTATCGGATGAAGAATTCGGCCTAAGCAAAGGATACACTCTAGTGAGAAACGGACCGCTTGATAACGCACATATTAACAAAGACGAACTGGATGCCGCCATTAAAGCTCGGCAAGACTCTTTCCGAAAAGCAAAACAGCGAAAATAA